The DNA sequence ttctaccattttgTGTGTGAGGTATAGTTCTCAAATACCTAAAGATACAGTAAACATACAAGCAGATGAATTTACATGATTTGGCTTGTGACCATTAGAACAATACatgaaattcatttttttttttacgataCCTGTTTAGAGCATAATCCTTGAACCCATTAACCAACCACCGTGCTTCCAGGGTTCCAATGCATCCACGTAGACGAGGTCCCCACCATTTACAACTTTTTTCCAAGTGACAAACAATGGGCTAAGACcaaagtaaaatatattatgatTTTCACAGAAAAAATGTAGATATCTACAATTCTACTTCGTAACTTTTCCATTAACAAGAAATTATGTGaaaagaatatatttatatggTGTTTATTTATGTATAGAGACCATGAAACTAAAAATTTCCtctttttttattgtaatttcttcaaaaaaaaaaagaaattatgagAAAAGAACAGAACAGAACAACATAATATAAGCACCATGAAAGATAACAACATAGACAAAGAAGAACAGCCAAAATGGAATTTCACTGCAGACAGTCCCATTTCTCCCAAATTTTAGCATTATGCTTCAAAGTGACTAAACTTACTATGATTGTTATTATCTTTTACAATGGACATATGGGGAATCTGAAATTTTAACCTCCAATGACTTCAACATTGGAGATGTGacaaatcttgctgaaaaaacATAAAACTATTAACTACAAAGATTAAGCCTTTATTCCAATGTAATATCTTCCCCTGTTCGAACATCACTAATAGAAaagcttaagaaaactataATGATTTTATTGAGTTGAGTACACACTTGACCATTCAGTTGCATTATCGAGTCACAACAAATACTACATTATGAAAAAAGGACCCTCAGTTAGAACTCAAATTGATCAAGCAAATGAACTGTTCAAACTCCCCTTAGTCTTCACAAGGAAACCCAAGAAAGGCAATATTGCCAATTCAAACACCAAGACAAAACGAAAcccataaaaataacaataacagTAACAAAAATGAAATCCCAAATCGCCCTTTAGAGCTAAACTCAACTCAGTACGTAAAGGTTTAaactttttaaaaactaaaCGCCACTCAACCACACACAACACAATATAAATTACGAAACTTTCATCACTTCAATAATTTCAGATGAAACCcaattatcattttaaaaagATAGAAACTTTTAAGCTGAAACGATCATGATCAGTCAAAAGATGGTGTTTAAACATTTAAATTCCACATGCATATtctatgatattttaattaaataaaaaaaaacccagaaaaaaaaacGGAAAAGAATAATTACTGTTGACCATCATCGAAGGCTGGAGGAGGAACCTCTTCGTTGTTGTAGTAGGAGACAAGAGTATTGAAGCAATAGACCACCATTTCCTTGTTCGCCGACACCATCTTCTTCTccgattttttaattaagaatgaATGAGTAAAAGAACCGATCGATGAAAATCGAAGAAGATAAAGGAAACATAGATACTAATCGAAAAACAGAAAGAGGCGAAGTCATATTACGCAAACACAACAGTAGAAAACCATAAATTCCAAAGCATAAAAGTCTATCTTGATTCGAAAGCCCAGAAGGCAAACCATTAACTATATTTACAAAGTGTAATGATTAAGCCATTTACTTTTCATTATCCTTTTAAACAGCAACCCTTGATTCAAATGGCAATCCAAATAAAAATGTACTTCACTCCAAGATAAAAGCCAATTCAATCCTTACTATTATTTAACCATAAAAaaccaatttttcttttttaacaaaTCAATCTCTTCTCAAACTTTTCAAAACCCTCAAAAttatatcagagaaaaagaaagagatgGCGGAAAATACCTCCCAAACGATCATAGCATCCTGGTTGACCCCCTTTTGCCCTTGCTTTGTGAAAAGCGAGGTGACATCAGAGCAGCCATTCAAGCAAATCCGACCAGGAACACGGTGAAGCCGTTTCTCTATATGTGAATCGATTGTGGAATAGGGAGAAGAAGGTGATGCTGAAGAAGACGAATTAGAAGAAATTGTCCTTCGAATCTTTCTCCTATCCCTACTCCTTCCTCCGGGTGATGATGGTGAAGCCGAACCATAAGGAAGAAGACCTCCGGCCCCGGCAGATGCTCCTTCCACCGAAAGACACGAACCCATACCCAGGGCTCTGACTATGTCTAGCAAGCACTCCAGGCCTACCAGACAGTCAGAGCTACTCCGACTCTCCACCAACAGATCCGTAGCGCCGTCGTCGTTTTTACGGAATCCCGCTTCACCTGTTTTCCCGGTTGCCAAACACAAACCACTATTCAATCACACCAAAATCCAAACGCAAAAAGAGAAAGAGGCAAAGGCTTTTCCCGAGGAACTGTAGAAAAGGATCGACGATTCAATTTAATCCCCGGATCAAAGCCAGACCGGTGTCTGGGATTTTGGATTGTGAGAATTTTAAGAGAAACAAAAGAGTTTTCAGAGAGAGAATATGTAGATTTGACAGTCACGATTCAAAAAATGGTGGACGATTGTTTTTggggttaaatttaacagaatattcttttatttgtaaagcatattctgttaaaccaagaattgccgttaaataggcacttttaatatataaagatatgttcttgtattctttgaggaaaatgaaaagtaatctaatatcgatatagattttgacaaacatttcctgaagtaaatgttttatatttgtcgaaaaaaaaaagattgtatttatgtgaatacaactaaagaatcattaaaaatgattattattgatgcaattttatagtgggttttgaaacccaaaaaagaatgttaagaaaattgcattgaaacatcaaagtataagaataacaatgagcatgactaatgttatttaaatacatgaggcatgtatttattgttcatcattccctgcagagaatgatacgaattgaactcaattacttttaaagattgttcgtattagtcatgttattatacattgttattacttgcaatgttggaaattattgaatctgacatatattaaagattatattttgcatacatcttggagactatgcaaaaattgcattaatatattctttgaaatatcgtaaaagaaattgttgaatgatttcttatatttttatagatgaaaaagtaataaatttttaagaaatttataataatgttctacttgttcaacgtcattccccgaagtgaatgtaatgattttaaataatcgatggcattatttactactcaaatatttccaaaagaaagtggaaacaactaaaagatgagataccacacacaatcaaagtgcatgaactctatatatcatgtgtggaattgaataatagtggtcgcgtacctgtagtacggacacacttataatcaagataaaagtatatttgattatttaatagaatgtgaattgtacaaatttattgtacatttagaatatttaaacaTCATTCCCTAAAGATAATGAATAGAcataaaattctatttcaaagaatatagatttcacatatattggtaataccagaagcaaattaatatatacatattttattatttcttgaaatcaatagtttcaaactattgttggtacaagatatgtatatatgcagttactatttaattaagtttgcatattcccagaagtgaatatataacttactaatatttgttagtgatctaatataatcaaagtgataaagaatcacaaaatgattatttgaaaagcttcctgaagaagtcttacatacaattgctacttggagtagtaaaatatatttgtatgtacctaagatgtataacttttatctagttatgaaagtaataataaataacttattatatgtactggttgtacatttaaatatataatatatcaagtcatgataattagactgatgaataatctattaataaattagacgacttgttaaaaagatactaGGAAAAaggaatgatatattatggttatatctatttgaccattacaataacatgataaagttgtcatgtatcttttaaattatacacatcattgaattgatgatagtgattcctgaagaaatataaagtttgataaacataatagtgactcctgaagagtgtatatgttttggagaataatataattatattattcatgtatataaaaattaaacttgttatgattacttatatgttgtagtgattttacattaccttgtgaaagtttcattgaaatacaaattatactgaacctgaagttcatgaattgagttattttgacatgatcaatcatatgcaataaattgtcaaaggatttgactaaattttgttgaagaaccagaagattcttctcattgttaatttataagactcaaaagaagaatgtgcatatatttgcacatagaaaatatttaattatatttctttaacaatcttgagtcattgttagatttttattgcatagtttcttatcgatgtgataagattatatgatcatgtatttacaaaatgtgtaaatttatgtatttctaattatacacgtatgactcattcttagaaatgaattaagttcataaatattgaacttgaaactaaagtttattgaacctgaagttcaatgtcatatagtatatatgagtttaaataaatattgattcattgtgatatattgaaatatctacaggtatattaatattattatatatcacaatttttaaaaattctctcgatcagggggagagaagcagttgagatcgatgataatttttgaaaaatgatccttgcacaaagtatataagaacgatatagttcaaaataatatataccaactgcaaatcaatattactcaaagttgagatagaatgagttgaaaacgcctaaagcgtaaatgaacaatgtagaaattattaataaatgttcatttgatttatcttgaagttgttaaatctagaggtactcatggagataccttaatgttataaagtattgattatttaaaaatgataatcGTGATGGAAACGGTACTCTGGAAGAGACTCCCaaaagaagttagacataacacatttaattataattgaatccctgaagtggttCTATacaggtacctataaatgataaacatatttgaaaaatatgtaatttaaagagatctctataagttatgtcaatatgggaggaaattatcatataatgaaatttttgtcgacaataggtGTTGAATGTTTgtatatgcaataaactaacatgagatagcaaggatcatgatattagatttgtcgagaattatcgacatgcattttgatttttggccaaaatattatgacacgTCCaagcaaatttactcacataaagtgaagtaagacctata is a window from the Cannabis sativa cultivar Pink pepper isolate KNU-18-1 chromosome 1, ASM2916894v1, whole genome shotgun sequence genome containing:
- the LOC133030210 gene encoding probable protein phosphatase 2C 74, which produces MGSCLSVEGASAGAGGLLPYGSASPSSPGGRSRDRRKIRRTISSNSSSSASPSSPYSTIDSHIEKRLHRVPGRICLNGCSDVTSLFTKQGQKGVNQDAMIVWENYHGRTLQGALACFAEPKSMLIDPLQKYPSQRKSNKRS